The following are encoded in a window of Hevea brasiliensis isolate MT/VB/25A 57/8 unplaced genomic scaffold, ASM3005281v1 Scaf236, whole genome shotgun sequence genomic DNA:
- the LOC131176777 gene encoding ankyrin repeat-containing protein BDA1-like: MDQRLKDAAQAGDIHGLYRLIQEDAIVLEAVQQVGDIRQRLREAAQAGDTDGFYHLIRENAKVMEAAQVRDIGQRLKQAAQAGDIDALYALIREDARVLERIDEMPLVDTPLHVAASAGHIDFAMEIVNLKASFVRKLNPDGFSPMHLALQNDHMLMVTWLIDVDGNLVRVKGKGGFTPLHYAAEQGKLSILLECFYGCPESIKDVTFQGDTALHIAVKNHQKEAFELLMEWLRWSSFEDAGFWEMELINWKNKEGKTVLHVAASETGWNDQYQVLKLLLRCHAKTGVKDLAGLTAMEILRDQVRLTERQIWNMQAAGAGFSFPLRLLYKRVISPLILLYKSVISPRHSVRQEAQTWKSKSRPLLLKLWQRRNWKSSEKRNTELVVDTLIVTAIFQTSLSPPGGLWQGTATADINAPIRISNSSTTSGATYPHFTGTSVLSPTDFLIFFYGNMGLFLLTALRMTVHLFHDISGPSFSFLSVNWLIFSYIFSLTVIIPNKEIVSYRIARIVFYCTAVFMLALLAKSFVKYISSVPREPRVKLRRRRVTIRDRKEWW, translated from the exons ATGGACCAGAGGTTGAAGGATGCAGCTCAAGCAGGAGATATTCATGGCTTGTATCGTCTAATCCAGGAAGATGCAATTGTTTTGGAGGCGGTCCAACAAGTAGGAGATATTCGTCAGAGGTTGAGGGAGGCCGCTCAAGCAGGAGATACTGACGGCTTTTATCATCTAATCCGAGAAAATGCGAAAGTTATGGAGGCGGCTCAAGTACGAGATATTGGTCAGAGGTTGAAGCAGGCCGCTCAAGCTGGGGATATTGATGCCTTGTATGCTCTAATCCGTGAAGATGCTCGTGTTTTGGAACGTATCGATGAGATGCCTCTTGTCGACACTCCATTACACGTAGCTGCATCTGCAGGGCATATTGATTTTGCTATGGAGATAGTGAACTTGAAGGCATCGTTTGTCAGGAAGCTAAACCCAGACGGGTTTAGCCCCATGCACCTTGCTTTGCAAAATGACCACATGCTAATGGTGACGTGGCTCATAGATGTTGATGGAAACCTAGTCCGTGTCAAAGGAAAAGGCGGTTTCACTCCTTTGCATTATGCAGCTGAACAAGGAAAATTGTCGATTTTGTTAGAATGCTTTTACGGTTGCCCCGAATCTATCAAAGATGTTACCTTTCAAGGCGATACTGCTCTACACATTGCAGTAAAGAACCATCAAAAGGAAGCTTTTGAATTGTTGATGGAATGGCTTAGGTGGTCTTCATTCGAAGATGCTGGTTTTTGGGAAATGGAGCTCATCAACTGGAAAAACAAGGAAGGTAAAACGGTGCTGCATGTTGCTGCTTCAGAGACTGGATGGAATGATCAATACCAG GTGCTAAAATTGTTGCTGCGATGTCATGCTAAAACTGGTGTAAAAGATCTTGCTGGTTTGACGGCTATGGAAATCCTCAGAGACCAAGTTCGATTAACGGAAAGACAAATTTGGAATATGCAAGCAGCCGGCGCAGGATTTTCGTTTCCATTAAGATTATTGTATAAAAGAGTGATATCgccattaatattattatataaaagtgTGATATCTCCTAGGCATTCAGTTCGTCAGGAAGCTCAGACATGGAAATCGAAGTCAAGGCCTTTGCTGTTAAAATTATGGCAAAGGAGGAATTGGAAATCGAGTGAGAAGCGCAATACAGAGCTGGTAGTTGATACACTGATTGTAACAGCCATCTTTCAGACATCACTGAGTCCACCTGGTGGTCTTTGGCAAGGTACTGCTACTGCTGATATTAATGCGCCTATTCGCATCAGTAACTCTTCCACTACTTCTGGAGCAACTTACCCACACTTCACGGGTACATCAGTGTTGTCTCCGACCgactttcttatatttttctaTGGAAACATGGGCTTGTTTCTCCTAACAGCTTTGCGAATGACCGTACATCTTTTCCATGACATCAGTGGACCATCATTTAGTTTTTTATCTGTTAATTGGTTgattttttcttacattttttcaTTGACAGTCATAATACCGAATAAGGAAATTGTGAGCTATAGAATCGCAAGGATTGTTTTTTATTGCACTGCTGTATTTATGCTTGCATTATTGGCAAAATCTTTTGTTAAGTACATATCATCAGTACCTAGAGAGCCTAGAGTAAAATTAAGAAGACGTCGCGTGACAATTCGTGACAGGAAAGAATGGTGGTAA